One region of Catenuloplanes indicus genomic DNA includes:
- a CDS encoding IS3 family transposase (programmed frameshift), whose protein sequence is MPAPKKYNDELRERATRLAVEARRDPASAVGAIRRIAGSLGVHPEALRTWVKKAETDAGDRPGTTSSDADRIAALERENRELRRANQILKSAAKFLRGGAGPSVAMKVDFVDSHQAEYGVQPVLQALEDTPAQIASSTYYAAKARPASARSRRDAELTAMIKKIHAENYGVYGARKIWHELLRRGVRVARCTVERLMREAGLRGLLRDKSPRTTKPAAETDRPRDLVKRDFTAAGPNQLWVADLTYVRTAVGWVYAAFVLDVYSRMIVGWQVATSLYTDLALDALKMAIWRRQNQGADLGGLVHHSDRGVQYRAIRYSQRLAEAGAVASVGSKGDSFDNAMAEAFNSLYKAELVRNKNPWRGLDDLEMATVEYIDWYNNRRLHGELGYVPPAEHEALHAMTRAVTVPLKTS, encoded by the exons ATGCCGGCACCGAAGAAGTACAACGATGAGCTGCGTGAGCGGGCGACCCGATTGGCGGTCGAGGCCCGCCGGGACCCGGCGTCCGCGGTCGGTGCGATCCGGCGGATCGCTGGATCGCTCGGGGTTCATCCGGAGGCGTTGCGGACCTGGGTGAAGAAGGCCGAGACCGACGCCGGTGACCGGCCGGGCACCACCAGCAGCGACGCCGACCGTATCGCCGCTCTCGAACGGGAGAATCGTGAGTTGCGGCGGGCGAACCAGATCTTGAAGTCCGCGGCGA AGTTTCTTCGCGGCGGAGCTGGACCGTCCGTCGCGATGAAGGTCGACTTCGTCGACTCCCACCAGGCCGAATACGGTGTCCAGCCGGTCCTGCAGGCTCTTGAAGATACGCCGGCACAGATCGCATCGTCGACCTACTACGCTGCCAAGGCCCGTCCCGCCAGCGCCCGATCACGCCGCGACGCCGAACTGACCGCGATGATCAAGAAGATCCACGCGGAGAACTACGGTGTCTACGGCGCCCGCAAGATCTGGCACGAACTGCTGCGCCGTGGTGTGCGGGTGGCCCGGTGCACGGTCGAGCGGCTGATGCGTGAGGCTGGGTTACGCGGGCTGCTGCGCGACAAGTCACCACGGACCACCAAGCCCGCGGCTGAGACCGACCGGCCTCGCGACCTGGTCAAACGTGATTTCACCGCGGCCGGACCGAACCAGTTGTGGGTCGCCGATCTGACCTACGTGCGCACCGCCGTGGGCTGGGTGTACGCCGCGTTCGTCCTGGACGTGTACTCCCGGATGATCGTCGGCTGGCAGGTGGCCACGAGCCTCTACACCGACCTCGCCCTCGACGCGCTGAAGATGGCGATCTGGCGGCGTCAGAATCAAGGCGCTGACCTGGGCGGACTCGTCCATCACTCGGACCGCGGAGTCCAATATCGAGCCATTCGTTACAGCCAGCGGCTCGCCGAAGCCGGCGCCGTCGCGTCGGTCGGATCTAAGGGCGACTCGTTCGACAACGCGATGGCCGAGGCGTTCAACTCCCTCTACAAGGCCGAACTCGTCCGCAACAAGAACCCGTGGCGAGGCTTGGACGACCTGGAGATGGCCACCGTCGAGTACATCGACTGGTACAACAACCGACGCCTGCACGGCGAACTCGGATACGTCCCACCCGCCGAACACGAGGCACTACACGCGATGACCCGAGCGGTCACCGTACCCCTGAAAACCAGCTAA